The nucleotide window AACAGAAACCTGGTTTAAAttttctaaaagtttttttttactttgtttttacaaaaaaatttgtGTATTAGTATATCCCCAGCCCGTGAAGCTCCATCTCTGACAGAACTACAATCCTCAGCATGTTGGGATTTATGGGTCTGCCAAAGCcctatttttttactttatttattgaCAGACAGTGGTGGTCCTCCAGGGCAGTACATCACACTTACCTCTTGgggaccctgcccccccccattcccttaaaATGTAAACAACCCCATCAATATCCAGTCTGCTCGGCCATAATGAAATTCTTACCGGCCTTCTGTGGGGGAGGAGTCAGGTTCAAGAGGCGGATCCTGTGGGCTGGGGGATAAAAAACAGAAAAGATAGGGGTCATGGTCTGCGCTCACCTAGGAAACCTATAGATATAATTGTGAGGCTCACATTTGCATCTTCATATCCTGGGCTCCTATATAGAGGGCAACTTTTTGAATAGTTGTGGGGCATCAGCACAATATAGTTGTAGTTTTAAGGGTTAACTAACCAAAAAATGTAAAGTCTGTAGAGATGATAGTCACGGTTACTTTAAATGGGAATGGACCTATCATGTGACCTATGACTCTGAAGATGTGTTCACATGGGAGGAAGTACATGCTGGTATCTCTATGGCAACAACAGAGCAACCCCAGAGGAAGCAGAAATTGAGTACAAAACAGGAAGACAATGGCATCTCCATGACAACCCCAGAGCAAGCATAACTTAGACTCATTACTCTCAATTTAAGGACATCTCTATGGCAACAGCAGAAATTAGGTGTCTCTATGACAACCCCAGAGCATGCACAACTTAGATTTATGAATCTCAATTTAAGGACATCTCTATGGTAACCCCAGAGCAAGCAGAACTTATGGTTACACATGACAGAAAGTCCATGTTGGTATGTCTAGGGCAACCCCAGAGCAAGCGCAATATTAGGATGCTAGTTAGATGCACCTGCTACTCAAGACAGTTTAGTGATAGTCAATATGGCCGTCTTTACAGTTTCTCTGCACAAGGCGGACAGGCATCCTTACGTTCTATAATGAGGGCATAGATAACAGTTTGCAGCACACCGCCATACTGCACCACACACGTATAGTTTCCAGCGTCGCTCAGGGAAAGATTCATCAAAATTAGAGAGATGTTTCCCTCCATGATCTGCTCCAAATACATCACGGCAAAAAGGCTGTGATATGTAAGGTTGCCATCTTTATactccaccagggggcgctcattGTGTTCCCAGCGCACTGACAGGATGTCCATTCTCACGGGAGGGTTGACCACCTGCAATGAGGTATTCAGGAGTATTTGGTGGGGAAGACGAGAAGAGATCTTGGAGTTGTCTGCGGAGGTGGTGAAGAGGAGGACTGAAAAATAAGgaggatacacatacataatggTTCCAATGCATCTAAAGTTAAAGAGCTTATCCAGGTtgaaaaaatagcaccacccctaccctcaggttgtgtgcggtattacaataaAGCTCTGTTCACTTAaatagaactgaactgcaaaactgGGGACCGGAGTGGTGctgattctggaagaaagtagccagtTGGCCAACCCGTTTTATGCTCCTAGGCAGAACtatatgtctccatggttacagactacagccaggtgTCACTTCCTTCCATCTGCCCCGGCTTTATTACCTGCACAGATAGAGGAGGAAGAGATAACTGTAACACAAAAGCTGGATCTGACAACAGGGTTTgttgtctgtaaccatggagacgcaTGGGTCTGTATAGGGGCTGTGTACACTGTGTCTTGGGACTTCGCAAAGTTTGCACAAGACAACTTAAACAACGTCCTACATACATGTGTGGGTCATGTGAGTACACAGTACATGCTATGTCATGTGTCCTGGGTGTAGCATGTGAGCTGCACTGTATTTATATACGCTATAGGtaaatgatatatcacttaccaGCACATATCACAAGGCTGAGAACAGGAGCTGTGCTGCTCATGGTTCCTGTTGGTCGGCCGGGTCGTGTCCACTCTGCCTCCGCTCCGTCCATGTACAGATCCTGGCGGTGGAGTGTCGTCCGGCTTCCCCTGCTTCCTGCCGTATGTCTTCTCTGACCTTATCTAATGCTGACACCACAGACACCACACAGATAACACCATTCATCTTTACCCTAATGTAGTGGAGCTGAAATGGTCACGTTTTATTGGTGATGGTTCAGGAGGGATAGCGCCAACCGGCGAATACCAGCCATTCTCTTGCAACTTTTTTCTACATGGTCAAAATTTTTTGAGAAAAAGAAGATATGGAGATGGGTCTTCCTTACTGGATAGTGCGCTGGGTGGGGGACCAGAGTCTTTAAAATAACATGGGGGCTATGGTCTTTTAAATGGATATGTTCTCATAGCCGTGCTGTGATGTGACTATttgtcacagcacagcacaggCCAGTGCCggtttgcttttattttagtgaggctggctataccctttcccctgtggtcagtaacctgccgggctattTGGAGGTCCCTTGGGtatttatcacagtggtccggagtggagttgtgacccatccggactattggtactgccattCACAGAAAGAGGGGGTTGATGACCCAaagaagatgcaatggctgtgtaggtgcttggataagaatcacagagtcctgttacaataaataaactcttctttactgccagaatacttgataagttactttagaTCTTAGTGACTGGATCGGTGCTGAGAGCTCAGAAGGagtacagccgtgctgactgagttgagtgctgagaggtagaagaagttcagagaagtagagaggaggatgtcgagagagtcccaacccaaagtagtactgtgctttgccggaACTTAAGAAGTAGAATGAGTAGAATACTTGGGAGTAGAGAGAATGCtggtgcccgtgttttgactatttgttctttgcaccacctattgcccaccagtgtccgtcgacccgtcctagagggtgacacaaaccccagaccttgttatctgggatgagcagagtggtcagaattttctggtgaCACCCGCGCTGAGAGTACGTAGGCGTCTAGCAAATTTGCTCTATTCAgatcagttcctatttcttcaggatactgtcctgcacttttagacttgttctcagcgtgggctaggatgatccctgacttgtcctctctaagtgtgcgttcagcaatgcatagtgtgtggaagtgctgctttcaaaaaAGAAGTGCTCTCTGGTCCCATGTGCGTGCGTCCACTACCACACCGCAGACTACACTACACTGGACCAGTTGTCTAACGCCTCTTCCtttccatgtgacaacttcctacagcatcttgtaatgtgtgctgtgaatgggtgagaagagagtgcaaagaaaaaagaaggatagagataggcagaaaagagaaagagctctcattggtgcacagaaacaataaccctttagaaaccacagctgtgcaatacttaggcatacagtacatatactagcgacatctagcggCGAAACTTAAGTAATACCTCACCACCTCTAACACTTTAAAGTATAGGTGTAAAGACAGGTAacgcccgtggtgggacaccacattgggAGTCATTAATAAGTGTGTGGTGGGGAGATTTCAAGatctttttttcacagatttaaAGTAGTCCAGCCaagtacttttttatttttttaaggcaaGGGCAGGGTAGGAACATAATAATCTCTACTCAGCTTGTGCTTCTTCAGTGCCGGATCACCGTTCTGGAACCCCCACCAGGCTCAGGGATCAAAACCAGAGCCGACATCACGACTCGGTTGATTgactgaccgctcagccagtcagtgactggggcaagacgttgctgcagtcactgattggatgagtggccAGTCCAACAGCTGGGAAGGGCATTTACCCccgagtcatgacgtcatcacaactctggtgaaaatgccttccagcaggcacagggagaggcaagTAAGGACTGGTTAGAAGAAGCACAACTGCttccttacaaaaacagcaccacccttgtcctcaggttgtctgtgatattacaactcagatccatttacttcagtagaactgagctgtaaaagcTACCCCCAAACAAGGGTTGCTTCTAGAAGAAaattgccatgtttttctaagcctgagtaacccctttaagcagggcaCAGCTACCCCCACCTGATCAGCATATATTTTGACAGAGTAATTCTGAAGTGTTGACAGGTTTGAACGTTTTACATTGAATAGACTAGTCTATAGTCTAGTGAAAGTGGCCAAGAGCGTTGTATAAGATGTCTCTTATTTAGGGAGCGTTTGTTGATGGTctttttacacgggacgataatctaTCTACAGTAGATTCACTATATGCTTGTAACCCTTTATAATATGTATAACAGTCCTGAAATCTGACCCCACCATATTCCCTACCTCTCGTGGGTATGTTCTGTGATATTCTGAGATTGAGAAGGAGATAGGACCTGCGGCACTACACCTGGTTGTGTCCCTATCTACATATTTCTTAGTTTATCAAAATGGAACCAAATGGAATCTAGGGTTTCGCCAGACATAAAGAAATCAGGAACAGTCCCACAACAGGGTCCTGGCCTCAGGCCAGGACTTGGAAGATTCTCTCCACACTTTCACTAGTTCTGTAATAATAAATGATCAATACTGAAACAAACTGCTCTCAACTAGTCCCACCCCACTCTATATAAGGCTCTTCGGATGGTGGGGGGATTCCAATTACAACCAATAGGGACATCAGTTAACCCTTTTGTAGTTTCTATTCAGCCGTGCAAACATAAGGTGCAAATCACAGTGACACCTGGTGACAGGGGCAGCATTCTACAGGCTTCAGCACCAGAGCCTATAACACATAGTACTGACCTATACGTGCTGCCACAACAGCAGGGGAcacccactctgggacactgcaggtgtaaaaagatcactagaaagatctctgtactgaccagtcatatatttgtacattgtattcAGATCgaccctaagacgtcttttttctaaactaaataaccccaagatTGATAatctgtcctggtcctgtaacccacccattctcttaatgacctttgtcgccctcctctgcacccgctccagttcagctgtgtccgtcttatataccggtgctgtacacagtattccatatgtggtctgaccagtgatctataaagaggcaaaactatgttctcatctttagcatctcggcctctcttgatgcatcccattattttattagccttggcagctgctgcctggcactgatcactaaagttgagtctactgtccaccaatacccccaggtccttttcagaagcagtgtTAAGCAGTGTTTTagtatttagcacataactgtacttattatttc belongs to Dendropsophus ebraccatus isolate aDenEbr1 chromosome 9, aDenEbr1.pat, whole genome shotgun sequence and includes:
- the LOC138800506 gene encoding uncharacterized protein translates to MDGAEAEWTRPGRPTGTMSSTAPVLSLVICAVLLFTTSADNSKISSRLPHQILLNTSLQVVNPPVRMDILSVRWEHNERPLVEYKDGNLTYHSLFAVMYLEQIMEGNISLILMNLSLSDAGNYTCVVQYGGVLQTVIYALIIEPHRIRLLNLTPPPQKAGVTLVRSSKKRPLPNVHGETHITARLGENVILPCHFELNDEIEASRVTVHWSKDGVTKYFANKTCCGVSDDISENDLKNGRAPLPLHNVQAKDGGQYTCYIKYETLEGSWNTMFNIDGGPLPYRTLKIGMVSGVVAVTGLLAAFLYFCFEG